In Flavobacteriaceae bacterium, the following proteins share a genomic window:
- a CDS encoding 30S ribosomal protein S16, with product MPVKVRLQRHGKKGKPFYWIVAADARSKRDGKFLEKLGTYNPNVNPAIIDLDVDGAVKWLQNGAQPTDTARAILSYKGALLKNHLAGGVRKGALTEEEAEKKFQAWLDEKAAKVESKEGDLAKAQADAKAKALEAEKAVNEARIAAAAPVVEEEVAEEAPAAEADASNEEE from the coding sequence ATGCCAGTAAAAGTAAGATTACAAAGACACGGTAAAAAAGGAAAACCTTTTTACTGGATCGTAGCAGCAGATGCAAGATCAAAAAGAGATGGTAAATTTCTTGAAAAATTAGGAACTTACAATCCAAACGTTAACCCAGCAATTATAGATTTAGATGTTGATGGTGCAGTAAAATGGCTTCAAAATGGAGCACAACCTACTGATACCGCAAGAGCAATTTTATCTTATAAAGGTGCTTTATTAAAAAATCACTTAGCAGGAGGCGTTAGAAAAGGTGCTTTAACAGAAGAAGAAGCTGAGAAGAAATTCCAAGCTTGGTTAGATGAAAAAGCAGCTAAAGTTGAATCTAAAGAAGGTGATTTAGCAAAAGCACAAGCAGATGCTAAAGCAAAAGCTTTAGAAGCAGAAAAAGCAGTAAATGAAGCAAGAATTGCTGCCGCTGCTCCTGTTGTTGAAGAAGAAGTTGCAGAAGAAGCTCCGGCTGCTGAAGCAGATGCTTCTAACGAAGAAGAATAA
- the rimM gene encoding 16S rRNA processing protein RimM, with amino-acid sequence MTIDDCFYLGKIVKKYSFKGELLIKLDTDQPELYENLGAVFISVRNTFLPFFIESSQLHKSDLLRVQFEDVDTEADADALLKSDVYLPLELLPKLEGDKFYYHEVIGFTIKDINFGIVGIIKGINDSTAQALFEIDRDGIEILIPMNDEFISKVDRKAKTIVVETPEGLIDLYL; translated from the coding sequence ATGACAATTGACGATTGTTTTTATTTAGGAAAAATTGTAAAAAAATACAGCTTTAAAGGAGAACTCCTTATAAAATTAGATACAGATCAACCAGAATTATACGAGAATTTAGGTGCTGTTTTTATTTCTGTACGCAATACGTTCTTACCCTTTTTTATTGAAAGTTCTCAGCTTCATAAATCCGATTTACTACGTGTACAGTTTGAAGATGTAGATACTGAAGCTGATGCAGATGCTTTATTAAAAAGTGATGTATACCTACCTTTAGAGCTACTTCCTAAATTAGAAGGTGACAAATTTTACTATCACGAAGTCATTGGTTTTACTATTAAAGACATTAATTTCGGAATTGTTGGTATTATTAAAGGAATTAATGATAGTACTGCTCAAGCTTTATTTGAAATTGATAGAGATGGAATTGAAATTTTAATTCCGATGAACGATGAGTTCATCTCAAAAGTAGATCGTAAAGCAAAAACTATAGTGGTCGAAACTCCAGAAGGACTTATTGATTTATATCTTTAA
- a CDS encoding methyltransferase domain-containing protein — MKIGTDGVLLGAWANLEHQPFAILDIGSGTGVIALMLAQRSNAEVVDALEIDEDAYEQSVENFENSPWGDRLFCYHASLEEFADEIDDTYDLIVSNPPFYSENYKTDNSKRDLARFEDAMPFTHLLESASKLLSETGKFIVIIPFKEEENFIKLASNFNLFSNRILHIKGNPNSEIKRSLLEFSFSNSEINIDELIIETERHQYTQDYVNLTQDFYLKM; from the coding sequence ATGAAAATTGGCACTGATGGTGTTTTACTGGGTGCTTGGGCTAATCTAGAGCATCAACCTTTTGCGATATTAGATATTGGAAGTGGCACTGGAGTGATTGCTTTAATGCTGGCACAACGTAGTAATGCAGAAGTCGTGGACGCTTTAGAAATTGATGAAGATGCCTATGAGCAATCTGTTGAAAATTTTGAAAACTCCCCTTGGGGAGATCGCTTGTTTTGCTATCACGCATCGCTTGAAGAATTTGCTGATGAGATTGATGACACCTACGATCTCATTGTTTCCAATCCACCATTTTATTCTGAAAATTATAAAACCGATAACTCTAAACGTGATCTCGCACGTTTTGAAGATGCCATGCCTTTTACTCATCTATTAGAAAGTGCTTCAAAATTGTTATCTGAAACAGGAAAATTTATAGTCATTATTCCGTTTAAAGAAGAAGAGAATTTTATTAAACTTGCATCAAATTTTAATTTATTCTCAAATCGTATCTTACATATTAAAGGAAATCCTAATTCTGAAATTAAACGCAGTCTTTTAGAATTCTCATTCAGTAACAGTGAAATCAATATTGATGAACTTATTATCGAAACCGAACGCCATCAATACACCCAAGACTATGTTAATCTTACTCAAGATTTTTATTTAAAAATGTAA
- a CDS encoding acyl-CoA dehydrogenase, with the protein MKPDLFEAPDYYNLDELLTDEHKLVRDAAREWVKRDVSPIIEDYAQRAEFPTQIVNGLAEIGAFGPYIPEQYGGAGLDQISYGLIMQEIERGDSGVRSTASVQSSLVMYPIWKYGNEEQRNKYLPKLASGEWMGCFGLTEPDHGSNPGGMVTNFKDMGDHYLLNGAKMWISNAPFAQVAVVWAKNEEGRIHGLIVERGMEGFSTPETHNKWSLRASATGELIFDNVKVPKENLLPNKSGLGAPLGCLDSARFGIAWGAIGAAMDCYDTALRYSKERLQFGKPIGGFQLQQKKLAEMITEITKAQLLAWKLGVMRNNGTATSAQISMAKRNNVDMAINIAREARQMLGGMGISGEYSIMRHSMNLESVITYEGTHDIHLLITGLDVTGLNAFK; encoded by the coding sequence ATGAAGCCAGATTTATTTGAAGCTCCAGATTATTACAATCTTGACGAACTATTAACAGACGAACATAAATTAGTACGTGATGCAGCGCGTGAATGGGTAAAGCGTGATGTCTCTCCAATTATAGAAGATTATGCACAGCGTGCAGAGTTTCCAACACAAATTGTTAACGGATTAGCAGAAATTGGTGCTTTCGGACCTTATATTCCTGAGCAATATGGTGGCGCTGGACTAGATCAAATTTCTTATGGATTGATTATGCAAGAGATCGAACGTGGTGATTCTGGAGTTCGCTCAACCGCATCAGTACAATCATCATTAGTGATGTATCCTATTTGGAAGTACGGTAACGAAGAACAACGCAATAAATACTTGCCAAAATTAGCCAGTGGTGAATGGATGGGCTGTTTTGGATTAACAGAACCTGATCATGGCTCTAATCCTGGTGGTATGGTTACTAATTTTAAAGATATGGGTGATCATTATCTTTTAAATGGTGCTAAAATGTGGATCTCAAATGCCCCTTTTGCACAAGTGGCTGTAGTTTGGGCAAAAAATGAAGAAGGGCGTATACACGGACTTATTGTAGAACGTGGCATGGAGGGTTTCTCTACTCCAGAAACACATAACAAATGGTCATTACGTGCCAGTGCCACTGGTGAACTTATTTTTGATAATGTAAAAGTCCCTAAAGAAAATTTATTACCTAACAAATCAGGGTTAGGGGCACCATTAGGTTGCTTAGATTCTGCTCGTTTTGGTATTGCTTGGGGTGCAATAGGCGCAGCTATGGATTGTTACGATACCGCTCTAAGATATAGTAAAGAACGGTTACAATTTGGGAAACCAATCGGTGGATTTCAATTACAACAAAAAAAATTGGCCGAGATGATTACCGAAATTACCAAAGCGCAGTTATTAGCCTGGAAGCTTGGTGTGATGCGTAATAACGGTACAGCGACCTCTGCGCAGATCTCTATGGCAAAACGTAATAATGTAGATATGGCAATAAATATTGCACGTGAAGCACGTCAAATGTTAGGTGGTATGGGAATCTCTGGAGAATATTCGATCATGCGTCATTCTATGAATTTAGAAAGTGTAATTACTTACGAAGGAACACATGATATCCATTTATTGATTACAGGATTGGATGTTACTGGTTTAAATGCATTTAAATAA
- a CDS encoding serine/threonine protein phosphatase: protein MFSSKLKLDRAYTNAKVVPFNDTDKFILFSDCHRGDNSFADDFANNRNIYLYALKHYLDEGFTYCELGDGDELWENLKFESIFYAHKDAYMLIKEFYTQQRLHMIWGNHDMVYRNPNYIKKHLSTYFDTRTGKDIPLFKGITYHEALILKHSDTGQKLFLTHGHQADWWNYDFWKWSRAMVRILWKPLQIMGIADPTSPAKNYKEMIRIERRIKKWIVNNNNQLTIVGHTHRPRFPSPDELPFFNDGSCVHPRSITGIEVENGEISLIKWHIATEEDGTLQIDRVLLEGPQKLVDYIQ from the coding sequence ATGTTTTCTTCCAAACTTAAATTAGATCGAGCATATACTAATGCTAAAGTGGTGCCATTTAATGATACTGATAAGTTTATCTTGTTTAGTGATTGCCACCGTGGGGATAATAGTTTTGCAGACGATTTTGCGAATAACCGTAATATTTACTTGTATGCCTTAAAACATTATCTGGATGAAGGTTTTACTTATTGCGAACTGGGTGATGGTGATGAGCTTTGGGAAAACTTAAAATTCGAATCTATTTTTTATGCACATAAAGATGCATATATGCTTATTAAAGAATTTTACACACAGCAACGTCTGCATATGATCTGGGGAAACCACGATATGGTATATCGCAATCCCAATTACATTAAAAAACATCTGTCTACTTATTTTGATACACGTACCGGAAAAGACATCCCACTTTTTAAAGGAATTACATATCATGAAGCACTTATTTTAAAACATAGCGATACAGGGCAAAAACTCTTTTTAACACATGGCCATCAAGCAGATTGGTGGAATTATGATTTTTGGAAATGGAGCAGAGCAATGGTACGTATCCTTTGGAAACCTTTACAAATTATGGGTATTGCAGATCCTACGAGTCCTGCAAAAAATTATAAAGAAATGATTCGTATTGAACGACGTATAAAAAAATGGATCGTAAACAATAATAACCAACTTACCATTGTTGGACATACCCATCGCCCACGTTTTCCATCACCTGATGAATTACCTTTTTTTAATGACGGGAGTTGTGTACACCCGCGTAGTATTACGGGTATAGAAGTTGAAAACGGTGAAATTTCACTCATTAAATGGCATATCGCTACCGAAGAAGATGGTACGCTACAGATTGATAGAGTACTCCTTGAAGGTCCTCAAAAATTAGTAGATTATATACAATAA
- a CDS encoding response regulator, whose amino-acid sequence MKNLLLRFASFRVQIILTAFAVILLFGIWISHYLYVGDKTQTLNTLNYQLQKVSNSFSKNVQNFQAFAHMGYKNRALYEQGTEEHIEKYFRRLNVIKTRIDDIQDTSNQYNMDISEPIDTLSLKLNSLQNLSLKFKDIILIRGFNDYGVEGEMHIITHQLENHSTLDKSTLLELRRHEKDYLMRGETIYKQQFVMLINTLIKDDKVDKNTKGLLENYNLNFNKLVNLNLQLGLTKTTGFYADVENAHAEIEKTFLNIIELSKNRILLLQDRLFLWQLIQTFLIALLMITLSFLVSRYSKKDLKNLSLDITHYIKSNFKNHTPTIRKKSNIKEIVALNNNYNSLKEKFEINIKQLEETTEKAKKTSELKTQFLANMSHEIRSPLNGVIGMLNLVKSQDLSAQQLEYMEIAENSADHLMELVDMILDHSKLQTGMFELNKYSLNLKRELNKLVRLFEYRALDKNVQLKFSFDPAIENNILGDNLRIQQVLINLLDNAIKFTDEGNILLEAELVSRKDDIQNVRFKVTDSGIGIDTDKAKNILSAFEQVDPTNTRKYGGTGLGLTIAHQIIKLMDGRLNIMNNPKQGSCFYFEIPLSIDKSKVLLSEKELNYLKVPTDYNRSKVLIAEDNLINQKVIVNFLKKLNIEADVAKNGLEALSFFKRHEYDMIFMDLHMPVMDGYTSVTEIKRLSKYSENPIPIIAVTASAFDEDKAKSLAHGMHDFIAKPVIFNKLQETIFKHMSDEFKSAAV is encoded by the coding sequence ATGAAAAACCTACTTTTAAGATTTGCCTCTTTTAGAGTTCAAATCATCTTAACTGCATTTGCAGTAATCCTCCTATTTGGTATATGGATAAGCCATTATCTATACGTGGGGGATAAAACTCAAACTTTGAATACACTTAACTATCAGCTACAAAAAGTATCAAATAGCTTTAGTAAGAATGTTCAAAATTTCCAAGCTTTTGCCCATATGGGTTATAAAAATCGTGCGTTGTATGAGCAAGGAACCGAAGAGCATATTGAAAAATATTTTAGAAGACTAAATGTTATAAAAACAAGAATAGATGATATTCAAGATACATCTAATCAATATAACATGGATATAAGTGAACCTATAGATACCTTGTCTTTAAAATTAAATTCTTTACAAAACTTAAGTTTAAAATTTAAAGATATTATCTTAATCCGTGGATTTAACGATTATGGTGTAGAAGGAGAAATGCATATTATAACCCATCAATTAGAAAATCACTCAACGTTAGATAAATCAACGTTGTTGGAGTTGCGTCGTCACGAAAAAGATTACCTAATGCGTGGAGAAACTATTTATAAGCAACAATTTGTAATGCTAATAAATACTTTAATTAAGGATGATAAAGTTGATAAAAACACAAAAGGACTACTCGAAAATTATAACCTTAATTTCAATAAACTAGTCAATTTAAATTTGCAATTAGGTTTAACCAAAACCACAGGTTTTTATGCTGATGTTGAGAACGCTCATGCCGAGATCGAAAAGACATTTCTTAATATTATTGAATTGTCTAAAAATAGAATTTTGTTATTGCAAGACAGATTGTTTTTATGGCAACTCATTCAAACGTTTTTAATAGCGTTGCTAATGATCACTCTAAGTTTCTTGGTGTCTAGATATTCAAAAAAGGACTTAAAAAACCTCTCTTTAGATATAACACACTACATTAAATCAAACTTTAAAAATCATACTCCTACTATTCGTAAAAAATCGAATATTAAAGAGATAGTAGCTTTAAATAATAACTATAATTCGTTAAAAGAAAAGTTTGAAATAAACATAAAACAGTTAGAAGAAACTACAGAAAAGGCTAAAAAAACTTCAGAACTCAAAACACAATTTCTGGCAAATATGAGCCATGAAATTCGTTCGCCACTTAATGGTGTTATTGGGATGCTTAATTTGGTAAAATCTCAAGATTTAAGTGCACAGCAATTAGAATATATGGAGATTGCAGAGAATAGTGCGGATCATCTTATGGAATTGGTAGATATGATCTTGGATCATTCAAAACTGCAAACAGGAATGTTTGAGCTAAACAAATACTCACTAAACTTAAAAAGAGAACTTAATAAATTAGTGCGTCTTTTTGAGTATCGAGCACTCGATAAAAATGTTCAACTCAAGTTTTCTTTTGACCCAGCCATTGAGAATAATATACTAGGAGATAACTTACGTATTCAACAAGTATTAATTAATCTTTTAGACAATGCTATTAAATTTACAGATGAAGGTAATATACTGTTAGAAGCAGAGTTGGTTAGTAGAAAAGACGACATACAAAATGTTAGATTTAAAGTAACCGATTCGGGGATTGGTATAGATACAGATAAAGCAAAAAATATCCTAAGTGCTTTTGAGCAAGTAGACCCTACCAATACACGTAAATATGGCGGTACAGGTCTTGGGTTAACTATAGCACATCAGATTATAAAATTAATGGATGGACGTTTAAATATAATGAACAACCCTAAACAAGGTTCTTGTTTTTATTTTGAGATTCCATTAAGTATCGATAAGAGCAAAGTATTATTATCAGAAAAAGAACTTAATTATTTAAAAGTGCCTACAGATTATAATCGTAGTAAGGTACTTATAGCTGAAGATAATCTTATCAATCAAAAAGTGATTGTTAATTTCCTTAAAAAACTAAATATAGAGGCAGATGTTGCTAAAAACGGATTGGAAGCATTATCTTTTTTTAAAAGACATGAATACGATATGATATTTATGGATTTGCATATGCCAGTGATGGATGGATATACTTCGGTTACAGAAATAAAAAGACTGTCAAAATACAGCGAAAATCCAATACCTATTATTGCAGTAACGGCTAGTGCTTTTGATGAAGATAAAGCAAAGTCCCTAGCACATGGGATGCATGATTTTATTGCAAAACCTGTTATTTTTAATAAATTACAGGAAACAATTTTTAAACATATGAGCGACGAGTTTAAAAGTGCTGCGGTTTAA
- a CDS encoding NifU family protein — protein MTSKEIRTNVEKALEEIRPFLQSDGGDISLVSIENDKLVKVQLEGACISCTVNQMTLKSGVEMTIKKYAPQIEEVINIA, from the coding sequence ATGACTTCAAAAGAGATTAGAACCAATGTAGAGAAAGCTTTAGAGGAAATCAGACCTTTTTTACAAAGTGATGGAGGTGATATTTCTCTTGTGAGTATTGAAAACGATAAACTCGTAAAAGTGCAACTAGAAGGTGCTTGTATCAGTTGTACGGTTAACCAAATGACCCTAAAATCTGGAGTTGAAATGACCATTAAAAAGTATGCTCCTCAAATAGAAGAAGTTATCAATATTGCTTAA
- a CDS encoding MRP family ATP-binding protein, with product MKLNKEDILKALEAITVPGEGQNMIESGAIKNVITFGDEVIVDITITNASLQAKRRTEADIVKVIQENVFEKAQVKVNIKVEAPPAAPAPNVIKGKSIPGIQNIIAVASGKGGVGKSTVTANLAVTLAKMGFKVGILDADIYGPSVPIMFDVELERPLAVTVDGKSKMKPVENYGVKVLSIGFFTKPDQAVVWRGPMAAKALNQMIFDAHWGELDFMLLDLPPGTGDIHLSIMQSLPITGAVVVSTPQNVALADAKKGVAMFQQDSINVPVLGIIENMAYFTPEELPDNKYYLFGKEGAKHLSEDLDVPFLGELPLIQSIREAGDVGRPAALQESGPIESAFEIITQNVVQEVVKRNDNLPPTEAIKITTMAGCSAVK from the coding sequence ATGAAACTTAATAAAGAAGATATATTAAAAGCTCTTGAAGCGATTACTGTACCTGGTGAAGGACAGAATATGATAGAAAGCGGAGCTATAAAAAATGTAATTACTTTTGGAGATGAAGTAATTGTAGATATTACTATTACAAATGCAAGCTTACAAGCCAAAAGACGTACTGAAGCAGATATTGTAAAGGTTATTCAGGAAAATGTGTTTGAGAAAGCGCAGGTAAAAGTAAATATAAAAGTAGAAGCACCTCCAGCAGCACCGGCACCAAATGTTATTAAAGGAAAAAGTATTCCTGGAATTCAAAATATAATAGCAGTAGCATCAGGTAAAGGAGGCGTTGGTAAATCTACAGTAACAGCTAATTTAGCAGTAACTCTAGCTAAAATGGGCTTTAAAGTTGGGATTTTAGATGCTGATATTTACGGACCATCAGTTCCTATTATGTTTGATGTTGAATTAGAACGCCCATTGGCAGTAACTGTAGATGGAAAATCTAAAATGAAACCTGTTGAAAATTATGGTGTAAAAGTATTATCTATTGGATTTTTTACCAAACCGGATCAAGCTGTAGTATGGAGAGGACCTATGGCCGCTAAAGCATTAAATCAAATGATTTTTGATGCCCATTGGGGGGAGCTCGATTTTATGCTGTTGGATTTACCTCCAGGAACAGGAGATATTCATTTAAGTATTATGCAATCACTTCCAATAACTGGTGCTGTGGTAGTAAGTACACCTCAAAATGTAGCTTTAGCTGATGCTAAGAAAGGAGTAGCAATGTTCCAACAAGATAGTATTAACGTGCCAGTATTAGGTATTATCGAAAATATGGCCTATTTTACACCAGAAGAATTACCAGATAATAAATACTATTTATTTGGTAAAGAAGGAGCTAAGCATTTATCTGAAGATTTAGATGTTCCATTTTTAGGAGAGTTGCCATTAATACAAAGTATTCGTGAAGCAGGAGATGTTGGTCGTCCTGCAGCATTACAAGAATCTGGACCTATAGAAAGTGCTTTTGAGATAATTACACAAAATGTTGTGCAGGAAGTAGTAAAACGTAACGATAATTTACCACCAACAGAAGCTATAAAGATCACAACAATGGCTGGATGCTCAGCAGTAAAATAA
- a CDS encoding MGMT family protein: MKVETTNFFDRVYEVAKLIPYGRITSYGAIATYLGAARSARMVGYAMNGSGGKDVPAHRVVNRKGLLTGKHHFDGTNLMQQLLESEGIEVIDNQIQNMEKHYWDPSKELL, translated from the coding sequence ATGAAAGTAGAAACCACTAACTTTTTTGATCGCGTTTACGAAGTTGCTAAATTAATTCCTTATGGTAGAATTACAAGCTACGGAGCTATTGCTACATATTTAGGCGCAGCTCGTAGTGCAAGAATGGTAGGCTATGCCATGAATGGTTCTGGAGGAAAAGATGTGCCAGCACATCGTGTGGTTAATAGAAAAGGATTGCTTACAGGAAAACATCATTTTGATGGTACTAATTTAATGCAACAACTATTAGAAAGTGAAGGGATAGAAGTTATAGACAATCAGATTCAAAATATGGAAAAACATTATTGGGACCCTTCTAAAGAACTGCTTTAG
- a CDS encoding lysine transporter LysE produces the protein MNITLIFFLGLIIALVGVIPPGLLNVSAAKISLKEGYSRGIVFSIGVCITVAFQTYIAIIFARYLSNHPDIVEVLKQVALVIFILITIYYFFFAKKDTKADVNTNGRSKKSRLFLGIFMSAINVFPIPYQAYMGITLATFGLLNFEQISIISYVAGAMSGTFVMLYIYIFFFERIKNKKFTTQKNMNYLIGGITGAISIVTLISIIMNL, from the coding sequence TTGAATATCACTCTAATATTTTTTCTTGGGCTAATTATAGCATTAGTAGGTGTTATTCCTCCAGGATTGCTTAATGTATCGGCGGCTAAGATAAGTTTAAAAGAAGGATATAGTCGAGGAATTGTATTTTCGATAGGAGTTTGTATTACAGTTGCTTTTCAGACTTATATTGCTATAATTTTTGCGAGATATTTGAGTAATCATCCGGATATTGTTGAGGTGTTAAAGCAAGTTGCTTTAGTTATTTTTATCTTGATTACCATTTACTATTTCTTTTTTGCAAAAAAAGATACAAAAGCAGATGTAAATACAAATGGGAGAAGTAAAAAGAGCCGTTTATTTTTAGGTATTTTTATGTCTGCGATTAATGTATTTCCAATTCCATATCAAGCTTATATGGGGATTACATTGGCAACGTTTGGATTATTAAATTTTGAACAGATAAGTATTATTTCGTATGTCGCTGGAGCGATGTCAGGAACTTTTGTAATGCTTTATATTTATATTTTCTTTTTCGAAAGAATTAAGAATAAAAAATTTACAACTCAAAAAAATATGAATTATCTCATTGGTGGAATTACAGGAGCAATTTCTATAGTGACACTAATTAGTATTATAATGAATTTATAA
- the trmB gene encoding tRNA (guanosine(46)-N7)-methyltransferase TrmB, with protein MGSKNKLKRFRENDTFDNVFQPTRSELVDANYSLKGNWNTTFFKNNNPLVLELGCGKGEYTIGLAQKYPDKNFIGIDIKGARFWRGAKTAIEDKMPNVAFIRTQIELVEYIFAAQEVDEIWITFPDPQIKYKRTKHRMTNTTFLKRYKSILKPEGVVNLKTDSEFMHGYTLGLLHGEGHEVLYANHDVYRQEGSPEEVTNIQTFYEKQYLEHNKPITYIRFKIKDY; from the coding sequence GTGGGAAGTAAAAATAAACTTAAGCGATTTAGAGAGAACGATACATTTGATAACGTTTTTCAACCAACCCGTTCCGAATTAGTAGATGCGAATTATTCACTTAAAGGAAATTGGAATACTACATTTTTTAAAAATAATAACCCTTTGGTGTTAGAATTGGGTTGTGGTAAAGGAGAATATACTATTGGATTAGCTCAAAAATACCCAGATAAAAATTTTATTGGTATTGATATTAAAGGAGCACGTTTTTGGCGAGGAGCTAAAACAGCTATAGAAGATAAAATGCCTAATGTTGCTTTTATACGAACACAAATTGAATTGGTAGAATATATTTTTGCCGCTCAAGAAGTAGACGAAATCTGGATCACATTTCCTGATCCACAAATAAAATATAAGAGAACTAAACACCGAATGACAAATACTACATTTTTAAAACGCTATAAATCTATTTTAAAACCAGAAGGTGTTGTGAATTTAAAAACGGATAGTGAGTTTATGCATGGTTATACTCTTGGATTACTACATGGCGAAGGGCATGAAGTACTATATGCAAACCATGATGTGTACCGTCAAGAAGGAAGTCCTGAAGAAGTAACGAATATTCAAACATTTTATGAAAAGCAATATTTAGAGCATAATAAACCAATTACGTATATTAGATTTAAAATTAAAGACTATTGA
- a CDS encoding glycosyltransferase, producing the protein MGFKKRILIAPLNWGLGHATRCIPIINELIAHHFEPIIASDGKALLLLKKEFPNLTTIELPSYHIKYPKNGSLFRIKLLFRSLKILKAVYKEQKKTDTIIASYRIDGIISDNRLGVFSKVIPSVYITHQLHVLSGFTTFLSSKLHHFFIKKFDQCWIPDNNEKLSLSGKLGHLNYPKFNLKYIGVLSRFKEIQTSNKYNLFVMLSGPEPQRSIFEKLLLNKLKDYKGKVLFVKGKIENEQKTTIKNNITIVNFMQSDALQLAINQSDLILCRSGYTSVMDLVKLGKKAFFIPTPGQFEQEYLAKRLEQLNFAPMCKQSHFNLKQLNRISNYKGLSFFNKNTVDFKLLFRLFDSK; encoded by the coding sequence ATGGGTTTTAAAAAACGTATTTTAATTGCTCCTTTAAATTGGGGGTTAGGACACGCCACAAGATGTATTCCTATTATAAATGAATTGATAGCACATCACTTTGAGCCCATCATAGCTAGTGATGGTAAAGCTTTACTTTTATTAAAAAAAGAGTTTCCCAACTTAACGACTATTGAACTCCCTTCATATCATATAAAATACCCTAAGAATGGAAGCTTATTCAGAATTAAACTACTCTTTAGAAGTTTAAAAATACTAAAAGCCGTTTATAAAGAACAAAAAAAAACAGATACAATCATTGCATCATATCGTATTGATGGAATTATTTCTGATAACAGATTAGGAGTGTTTTCTAAAGTTATCCCCTCTGTATATATCACACATCAATTACATGTATTAAGTGGTTTTACAACTTTTTTAAGTTCGAAATTACATCATTTTTTTATTAAAAAGTTTGATCAATGTTGGATCCCAGATAATAATGAGAAACTCAGTTTAAGTGGCAAACTAGGGCATTTAAACTACCCTAAATTTAATTTAAAATATATAGGAGTTTTAAGCAGGTTTAAAGAAATTCAAACTTCTAATAAATATAATCTCTTTGTAATGCTTTCTGGGCCTGAGCCACAACGTTCTATTTTTGAAAAATTATTACTAAATAAACTAAAAGATTATAAAGGAAAAGTACTTTTTGTTAAAGGAAAAATAGAAAACGAACAAAAAACAACGATTAAAAATAACATTACTATTGTTAATTTTATGCAAAGTGATGCTTTACAACTTGCGATAAATCAAAGTGATTTAATTTTATGCCGTTCTGGTTATACATCAGTAATGGATTTGGTTAAATTAGGAAAAAAAGCATTTTTTATACCTACTCCGGGGCAATTTGAACAAGAATATTTAGCAAAACGCCTTGAACAATTAAATTTTGCTCCCATGTGTAAGCAAAGTCATTTTAATTTAAAGCAACTCAATCGAATCTCAAATTACAAAGGGTTGTCTTTTTTTAATAAGAATACGGTAGATTTTAAATTATTATTCCGCCTTTTCGATAGTAAATGA